A single genomic interval of Alligator mississippiensis isolate rAllMis1 chromosome 15, rAllMis1, whole genome shotgun sequence harbors:
- the LOC102575618 gene encoding interferon-inducible GTPase 5, giving the protein MASDAFGEAVHEGDLAKALFHVHERPLESFLHEPVDIAVVGEAGAGKSSFINALRGLREEDEGAAETGLVGGQQDPMPYRHPGLPLVTLWELPGVETPLSAPQKEPDLSHYDFFIIVGSQRFRSAHANLAHSIEGLGRRFFFVRTKVDLDLEASRRQRPGSFNEAEVLHRIWQDCDQGLRGEGVAQPQVFVVANWEPNCYNFPLLQEILKKELPAIRRQASLLRHLPMCSRILDQKQSSLMWEVWKVTLLSSLLAALPIPGLSFICTYFLFRAQLARYCKSFGLDERSLAALAWRVGQPVGELQAVREHPGVTRVPWLKLMADAASAAAILVGRWKGFTIVGCLVSAGLAFIPTYALLRKAVRYLAKDTQKVLHQALKAEGKKSM; this is encoded by the coding sequence ATGGCTTCAGATGCCTTTGGAGAAGCTGTTCATGAGGGTGACCTGGCTAAAGCCCTCTTCCATGTGCATGAGAGGCCCCTTGAGTCATTCCTCCATGAGCCTGTGGACATTGCAGTAGTGGGCGAGGCAGGTGCCGGGAAATCCTCCTTCATCAATGCCCTGCGGGGTCTCAGGGAGGAAGACGAGGGGGCAGCTGAGACCGGGctggtgggtgggcagcaggacCCCATGCCTTACCGccaccctggcctgcccctcgtGACCCTGTGGGAGCTGCCGGGGGTGGAGACCCCACTGAGTGCCCCCCAGAAGGAGCCTGACCTCAGCCACTATGACTTCTTCATCATCGTGGGCTCCCAACGTTTCCGCTCGGCCCATGCCAACCTGGCCCACAGCATTGAGGGCCTGGGCCGGCGGTTCTTCTTTGTCCGCACCAAGGTGGACCTGGACTTAGAGGCCTCCCGAAGGCAACGTCCAGGAAGCTTTAATGAGGCTGAGGTACTTCACCGCATCTGGCAGGATTGTGACCAGGGCTTGCGAGGCGAGGGAGTGGCCCAACCCCAGGTCTTTGTGGTGGCCAACTGGGAGCCCAACTGCTACAACTTCCCCCTCCTGCAGGAGATCCTCAAGAAGGAGCTGCCAGCAATCAGGAGACAAGCATCCCTCCTCAGGCATCTCCCCATGTGCTCACGCATCCTGGACCAGAAGCAATCCTCCCTGATGTGGGAGGTCTGGAAAGTCACCCTGttgagcagcctcctggctgcccttCCTATCCCCGGCTTGTCCTTCATCTGCACCTACTTCCTGTTCCGGGCGCAACTTGCCCGCTACTGCAAGAGCTTTGGCTTGGATGAGCGGTCCCTCGCTGCACTGGCCTGGCGCGTGGGGCAGCCCGTGGGTGAGCTGCAAGCTGTGAGGGAGCACCCGGGAGTGACACGGGTCCCATGGCTCAAGCTGATGGCAGATgcagccagtgctgcagccaTATTGGTGGGCAGGTGGAAGGGTTTCACCATTGTTGGCTGCCTGGTATCTGCTGGGCTGGCATTCATCCCCACCTACGCCCTGCTGCGGAAGGCAGTGAGGTACCTGGCCAAGGACACCCAGAAGGTCCTACACCAAGCTCTGAAAGCGGAGGGGAAGAAGTCCATGTAA
- the SMG9 gene encoding nonsense-mediated mRNA decay factor SMG9 isoform X2 encodes MSDSGHSQPGLYGPERRRRWPRDKELGLPGGPQSLSGPGRDRDFTPWDRERRDPPEETPGTVMQKTPIILAKPPAERSKLAPPPAPAPPPAAPPPLEKPIVLMKSREEGKPEGGAPPTMAVAGVTGAAGAKVEKEGQRPTQPVYQIQNRGMGAAAPSAALDPVVGQAKLVAPEKMKHSIKLVDEQMNWCDSAIEYLLDQTDVLVVGVLGLQGTGKSTVMSLLSANQPEEDLRAYVFRPQGQEIKERGGNQTSGIDFFITQERIIFLDTQPILSPSILDHLINNDRKLPPEYNLPHTYVEMQSLQIAAFLFTVCHVVVVVQDWFTDLSLYRFLQTAEMVKPSTPSPSHESSGSAGPDEGTEYYPHIVFLQNKAKRECFCPRRLKQMHQIVDKIMMHSHLKYKGTLSMLECNIFPGLPYDYLDTEVNLFLLPFMDADADETLPKSAPGGGPLFSLLPGYKGHPSFPSLVAKLRSQIMSMARPQLSHTILTEKNWFHYAARIWDGVKKSSALAEYSRLLA; translated from the exons ATGTCAGACTCGGGGCACAGCCAGCCCGGGCTGTACGGCCCCGAGCGCCGGCGCCGCTGGCCCCGGGACAAGGAGCTGGGCCTGCCCGGGGGTCCCCAGAGCCTCTCGGGGCCCGGTCGCGACCGGGACTTCACCCCCTGGGACCGGGAGCGCCGC GACCCCCCGGAGGAGACGCCAGGCACCGTGATGCAGAAGACGCCCATTATCCTGGCCAAGCCACCCGCAGAGCGG TCGaagctggccccgccccctgcacctgccccgccccctgcagccccgcccCCGCTGGAGAAGCCCATCGTGCTGATGAAGTCCCGGGAGGAGGGGAAGCCCGAGGGGGGGGCACCCCCCACCATGGCGGTGGCGGGGGTCACGGGCGCTGCAGGGGCCAAGGTGGAGAAGGAGGGGCAGCGCCCCACGCAACCTGTCTACCAGATCCAGAACCGTGGCATGGGTGCCGCCGCCCCCAGCGCCGCCCTGGACC CTGTGGTGGGCCAAGCCAAGCTGGTGGCCCCTGAGAAGATGAAGCACAGCATCAAACTGGTGGATGAGCAGATGAACTGGTGTGACAGCGCTATCGAG TACCTGCTGGACCAAACAGACGTGCTGGTCGTGGGCGTCCTGGGTCTTCAGGGCACCGGCAAGTCCACAGTGATGTCACTGCTTTCAGCCAACCAGCCTGAGGAGGACCTGAG GGCCTACGTCTTCCGCCCCCAGGGCCAGGAAATTAAGGAGCGCGGGGGCAACCAGACCAGTGGCATCGACTTCTTCATCACCCAGGAGCGCATCATCTTCCTCGACACCCAG cccatccTCAGCCCATCCATCCTGGACCATCTCATCAACAACGACCGGAAGCTGCCCCCCGAGTACAACCTGCCTCACACCTATGTAGAGATGCAG TCCCTGCAGATTGCCGCCTTCCTCTTCACCGTTTGCCATGTGGTCGTTGTGGTGCAGGATTGGTTCACCGACCTCAGCCTTTACAG GTTCCTGCAGACGGCTGAGATGGTGAAGCCATCCACGCCTTCCCCCAGCCACGAGTCCAGCGGCTCAGCTGGGCCCGACGAGGGCACCGAGTACTACCCCCACATTG TTTTCCTCCAGAACAAGGCCAAGCGGGAGTGCTTTTGCCCCCGGAGATTGAAGCAAATGCACCAGATCGTGGACAAGATCATGATGCACTCACACCTCAAGTACAAGG GCACCCTTTCCATGCTGGAGTGTAACATCTTCCCCGGGCTGCCCTATGACTACCTGGACACGGAGGTGaacctcttcctgctccccttcaTGGACGCTGACGCCGATGAGACCCTGCCCAAGTCAG CCCCCGGGGGCGGCCCCCtcttctcactgctgccaggctacaAGGGCcaccccagcttcccctccctggtGGCCAAACTGCGCAGCCAGATCATGTCCATGGCACGGCCTCAGCTCTCTCACACCATCCTCACAGAGAAGAACTG GTTCCACTATGCAGCGCGGATCTGGGATGGGGTGAAGAAGTCATCAGCGCTAGCAGAGTACAGCCGCCTGCTGGCCTGA
- the SMG9 gene encoding nonsense-mediated mRNA decay factor SMG9 isoform X1, whose translation MSDSGHSQPGLYGPERRRRWPRDKELGLPGGPQSLSGPGRDRDFTPWDRERRDPPEETPGTVMQKTPIILAKPPAERSKLAPPPAPAPPPAAPPPLEKPIVLMKSREEGKPEGGAPPTMAVAGVTGAAGAKVEKEGQRPTQPVYQIQNRGMGAAAPSAALDREWGAELRAGLVAVVGQAKLVAPEKMKHSIKLVDEQMNWCDSAIEYLLDQTDVLVVGVLGLQGTGKSTVMSLLSANQPEEDLRAYVFRPQGQEIKERGGNQTSGIDFFITQERIIFLDTQPILSPSILDHLINNDRKLPPEYNLPHTYVEMQSLQIAAFLFTVCHVVVVVQDWFTDLSLYRFLQTAEMVKPSTPSPSHESSGSAGPDEGTEYYPHIVFLQNKAKRECFCPRRLKQMHQIVDKIMMHSHLKYKGTLSMLECNIFPGLPYDYLDTEVNLFLLPFMDADADETLPKSAPGGGPLFSLLPGYKGHPSFPSLVAKLRSQIMSMARPQLSHTILTEKNWFHYAARIWDGVKKSSALAEYSRLLA comes from the exons ATGTCAGACTCGGGGCACAGCCAGCCCGGGCTGTACGGCCCCGAGCGCCGGCGCCGCTGGCCCCGGGACAAGGAGCTGGGCCTGCCCGGGGGTCCCCAGAGCCTCTCGGGGCCCGGTCGCGACCGGGACTTCACCCCCTGGGACCGGGAGCGCCGC GACCCCCCGGAGGAGACGCCAGGCACCGTGATGCAGAAGACGCCCATTATCCTGGCCAAGCCACCCGCAGAGCGG TCGaagctggccccgccccctgcacctgccccgccccctgcagccccgcccCCGCTGGAGAAGCCCATCGTGCTGATGAAGTCCCGGGAGGAGGGGAAGCCCGAGGGGGGGGCACCCCCCACCATGGCGGTGGCGGGGGTCACGGGCGCTGCAGGGGCCAAGGTGGAGAAGGAGGGGCAGCGCCCCACGCAACCTGTCTACCAGATCCAGAACCGTGGCATGGGTGCCGCCGCCCCCAGCGCCGCCCTGGACCGTGAGTGGGGGGCGGAGCTCCGGGCGGGGCTTGTGG CTGTGGTGGGCCAAGCCAAGCTGGTGGCCCCTGAGAAGATGAAGCACAGCATCAAACTGGTGGATGAGCAGATGAACTGGTGTGACAGCGCTATCGAG TACCTGCTGGACCAAACAGACGTGCTGGTCGTGGGCGTCCTGGGTCTTCAGGGCACCGGCAAGTCCACAGTGATGTCACTGCTTTCAGCCAACCAGCCTGAGGAGGACCTGAG GGCCTACGTCTTCCGCCCCCAGGGCCAGGAAATTAAGGAGCGCGGGGGCAACCAGACCAGTGGCATCGACTTCTTCATCACCCAGGAGCGCATCATCTTCCTCGACACCCAG cccatccTCAGCCCATCCATCCTGGACCATCTCATCAACAACGACCGGAAGCTGCCCCCCGAGTACAACCTGCCTCACACCTATGTAGAGATGCAG TCCCTGCAGATTGCCGCCTTCCTCTTCACCGTTTGCCATGTGGTCGTTGTGGTGCAGGATTGGTTCACCGACCTCAGCCTTTACAG GTTCCTGCAGACGGCTGAGATGGTGAAGCCATCCACGCCTTCCCCCAGCCACGAGTCCAGCGGCTCAGCTGGGCCCGACGAGGGCACCGAGTACTACCCCCACATTG TTTTCCTCCAGAACAAGGCCAAGCGGGAGTGCTTTTGCCCCCGGAGATTGAAGCAAATGCACCAGATCGTGGACAAGATCATGATGCACTCACACCTCAAGTACAAGG GCACCCTTTCCATGCTGGAGTGTAACATCTTCCCCGGGCTGCCCTATGACTACCTGGACACGGAGGTGaacctcttcctgctccccttcaTGGACGCTGACGCCGATGAGACCCTGCCCAAGTCAG CCCCCGGGGGCGGCCCCCtcttctcactgctgccaggctacaAGGGCcaccccagcttcccctccctggtGGCCAAACTGCGCAGCCAGATCATGTCCATGGCACGGCCTCAGCTCTCTCACACCATCCTCACAGAGAAGAACTG GTTCCACTATGCAGCGCGGATCTGGGATGGGGTGAAGAAGTCATCAGCGCTAGCAGAGTACAGCCGCCTGCTGGCCTGA
- the KCNN4 gene encoding LOW QUALITY PROTEIN: intermediate conductance calcium-activated potassium channel protein 4 (The sequence of the model RefSeq protein was modified relative to this genomic sequence to represent the inferred CDS: deleted 2 bases in 1 codon) has protein sequence MVLDTELAWAGVCQWPLVPILLRGLLSASTLGLLGLILAFHIKDIQLYMLENGLRDWRVALGPARLGLILLELGVCALHPPPPPLGPPPPVRPGAGPGAGHAAAAVLGAPRRPHGHSAGGRGGAGGPGGGWAACGCAAPSPCAPLLARHPAALLLALALGAWVLSAWVLAACESGVPGGAGGLGATLWLVPITFLTIGYGDLVPGTICGRLVCLVAGILGVGCTALLVAVAAEKLEFTRAEKHVHNFMLGVECARKMKHTAATVLQEAWRVHRHRRRQEPARARRHQRRLLSTLHTFRELRLQHRALREQVNSMVDISKMQLVLGEISAGLSSGHQELRQRLDGLEWKLDALARRLGTPGAPPTPPGR, from the exons ATGGTGTTGGACACGGAGCTCGCCTGGGCTGGAGTCTGCCAG tggcCCCTGGTTCCCATCCTGCTCCGGGGGCTGCTCTCAGCCTCCACCCTCGGACTCCTGGGTCTGATCCTGGCTTTCCACATCAAGGACATCCAG CTCTACATGCTGGAGAACGGGCTGCGGGACTGGCGTGTGGCCCTGGGGCCAGCCCggctgggcctgatcctgctggagctgggggtgtgtgccctgcaccccccacccccaccgcttggccccccc ccccctgtccggcctggggctgggcctggcgctGGCCACGCTGCTGCGGCTGTACTTGGTGCCCCGCGCCGTCCTCATGGGCACAGCGCCGGGGGCCGGGGGGGCGctggggggcctggggggggcTGGGCCGCGTGCGGGTGCGCGGCCCCTTCGCCCTGCGCGCCCCTCCTGGCCCGGCACCCAGCCGCCCTgctgctggcgctggcgctgggcGCCTGGGTCCTGAGCGCCTGGGTGCTGGCCGCCTGCGAGAG TGGTGTCCCAGGGGGCGCCGGGGGCCTGGGGGCGACACTGTGGCTGGTGCCAATCACGTTCCTGACGATCGGCTACGGCGACCTTGTGCCCGGCACTATCTGTGGCCGTCTCGTCTGCCTGGTGGCTGGCATCCTG GGCGTGGGGTGCACGGCGCTGCTCGTGGCGGTGGCAGCTGAGAAGCTGGAGTTCACGCGGGCGGAGAAGCACGTCCACAACTTCATGCTGGGCGTGGAGTGTGCCCGGAAG ATGAAGCACACAGCAGCCACCGTCCTGCAAGAAGCCTGGCGCGTCCACCGGCACCGGCGACGCCAGGAGCCAGCCCGAGCCCGACGGCACCAGCGCCGCCTGCTCAGCACCCTGCACAC GTTCCGGGAGCTTCGCCTGCAGCACCGGGCGCTGCGGGAGCAGGTGAACTCCATGGTCGACATCTCCAAG ATGCAGCTGGTGCTGGGTGAGATCAGCGCAGGGCTCAGCTCCGGGCACCAGGAGCTGCGGCAGCGTTTGGACGGGCTGGAGTGGAAGCTGGATGCCCTTGCACGGCGCCTGGGGACCCCCggggccccccccacccccccag GGCGGTGA
- the LOC106738241 gene encoding uncharacterized protein LOC106738241: MLGPSCSPGATSTSTGSAVLAVDGVMNPTMDHNKLNPSSLVLGWGAQTPGFLFGGVLPGLVGGGLGRLGSLGEGQGSIQPPWKFPRGAPPPIPQDVLVWAVTSGRGSPSAGSAPWRRSGAAWPEQKQQRPGLQRGAEDPRRPRPCGRRVEAGARFLAQLLMRGIPGGTEELGAHLATALSQRYHSHWYPGPAGPWPGLQVYPHRGRDTGRCSSGGGCPGRRAGLGHANAAPRPRPLDRPWRGQLQAG, translated from the exons ATGCTGGGGCCCAGCTGCTCGCCCGGCGCTACTTCTACCTCAACG GGCAGCGCTGTATTGGCTGTGGACGGAGTCATGAACCCCACTATGGACCACAATAAACTCAACCCCAGTAGCCTCGTTCTGGGCTGGGGGGCTCAGACGCCTGGGTTCCTTTTTGGGGGGGTCTTGCCCGGCCTTGTGGGGGGCGGGCTCGGACGCCTGGGCTCTCTAGGTGAAGGGCAGGGTTCAATCCAGCCACCCTGGAAGTTCCCACGGGGAGCCCCGCCCCCTATTCCACAGGATGTCCTTGTATGGGCTGTGACGTCAGGGCGGGGATCCCCCTCCGCCGGCTCCGCCCCCTGGCGGCGAAGCGGCGCCGCGTGGccagagcagaagcagcagcggccAG GACTGCAACGAGGAGCAGAGGACCCCAGGCGTCCAAGGCCAtgcgggaggagggtggaggcaggCGCCCGGTTCCTGGCGCAGCTGCTGATGCGGGGGATACCTGGGGGGACGGAGGAGCTAGGTGCCCACCTGGCCACGGCCCTGAGCCAGCGCTACCACAGCCACTGGTACCCCGGCCCAGCCGGCCCGTGGCCAGGCCTACAG GTGTATCCGCATCGAGGCAGGGACACGGGCAGATGCAGCTCTGGTGGGGGCTGCCCAGGCCgcagggctggactgggccaTGCTAACGCTGCCCCCCGACCTCGCCCTCTGGATCGACCCTGGCGAGGTCAGCTGCAG GCTGGGTGA